One window of Colias croceus chromosome 6, ilColCroc2.1 genomic DNA carries:
- the LOC123692807 gene encoding uncharacterized protein LOC123692807, whose product MFRTLCIRVLCVCALARTQVIPGKARTNDGEYNSVNTDGSFDFGYANKDRGASYHLARGNANGVVGGRFGSREPGTEEIKETIYTAGPRGFRAKGPNVHRKIDLDQRPRGPIGNKDDPYFDPNEDPSYSYKIDTRTYSKNENADSRGDVKGHYSFVDDIGERHDVSYIAGRDSGFHVSSAFPDSPRNIGSPFHRAPLVRNEKNPRGKTAVQRGLDGSYRFISAGPDQRRTESSDSRGNVRGSYSFLDDKGVQRTVHYIAGPGIGYRIVKNSNDPFIPSYFPTLPSQYDPAFNDVGPVVASVAPAYAPNDDGSDDVFKGPDGTAASGHVKPPPFPTSEPDRPDSDTSLGVSSSEDSLNGSDSYGQTPPLRPETDSGDISYVDQDSSSFGGVKPSKGPGKPWRPTSKPFRPTKKPYVPLKPSQAPFFKDEDDSEADKNKPQFAVGFNVHHSKPGSTIIKNIGSNYFGIPPGVSVRAHVQSIDLYPFGAKPISPSEALENDKV is encoded by the exons ATGTTCAGGACATTGTGTATACGtgttttgtgtgtgtgtgcttTGGCCAGGACTCAAGTTATCCCGGGGAAGGCTAGGACAAATGATGGAGAATATAATAGTGTGAACACGGATGGCTCTTTTGATTTCGG ATACGCTAACAAAGATCGAGGAGCCAGCTACCACCTAGCTCGTGGTAATGCCAACGGGGTGGTAGGAGGCAGATTTGGGTCCCGGGAACCCGGCACTGAAGAAATTAAGGAAACTATTTATACTGCTGGTCCTAGAGG ATTCCGCGCAAAAGGTCCAAATGTTCACAGAAAAATTGATCTCGACCAACGGCCAAGAGGACCGATTGGAAACAAAGATGATCCCTACTTCGATCCCAACGAAGATCCGAGTTATTCTTACAAAATCGACACGAGAACTTACTCCAAAAATGAGAACGCAGATAGCAGAGGGGATGTTAAAg GCCACTATTCATTCGTCGACGATATCGGCGAACGACACGACGTATCGTACATAGCTGGTAGGGACAGTGGCTTCCACGTATCGTCAGCTTTCCCTGACTCACCACGTAATATCGGAAGCCCTTTCCATAGAGCACCGTTAGTACGCAACGAGAAGAACCCTAGAGGCAAAACTGCCGTACAGCGAGGTTTGGATGGCTCGTACAG atttatatCTGCTGGACCAGACCAAAGAAGAACAGAAAGCAGCGATTCCCGCGGCAACGTCAGAGGATCTTATAGCTTCTTAGACGATAAAGGAGTCCAAAG AACGGTACACTACATAGCCGGACCTGGTATCGGTTACCGTATAGTGAAGAATAGTAATGACCCGTTCATTCCATCTTACTTCCCGACGCTACCAAGCCAGTATGATCCAGCTTTCAATGACGTTGGACCCGTCGTAGCTTCCGTAGCACCCGCGTATGCACCGAATGATGATGGCAGTGATGACGTGTTTAAAG GTCCAGACGGTACAGCTGCATCAGGACATGTAAAACCACCGCCGTTCCCCACCTCCGAACCAGACAGACCTGATAGCGATACTAGTTTAGGCGTCAGTAGTTCTGAAGACAGCCTCAATGGATCTGATAGTTACGGTCAAACACCACCCTTAAGACCAGAAACAGACAGTGGAGACATAAGCTACGTTGATCAAGATTCGTCCAGTTTTGGAGGCGTAAAACCAAGCAAAGGACCAG GCAAACCTTGGCGACCGACCAGCAAACCTTTTAGGCCGACGAAGAAACCTTACGTACCGCTAAAGCCTTCTCAAGCCCCATTTTTTAAAGACGAAGACGATTCTGAAGCCGACAAAAATAAACCACAATTCGCTGTAGGATTTAATGTGCACCATAGCAAGCCCGGATCgactattattaaaaacattggCAGCAATTATTTTGGAATTCCTCCAGGAGTGTCGGTGCGGGCTCACGTTCAGAGTATAGACTTGTACCCATTCGGCGCTAAGCCTATATCGCCTTCAGAGGCGCTTGAAAACGACAAAGTGTAA